From one Bacteroides intestinalis DSM 17393 genomic stretch:
- a CDS encoding dihydrolipoamide acetyltransferase family protein: MSRFEIKMPKLGESITEGTIISWSVQVGDIIKEDDVLFEVNTAKVSAEIPSPVEGKVVEILFKEGDTVAVGTVVAIVDIGGENSEDEDSVEALQSSATDESVAVVSKAASEETPQVKAVKSEEERWYSPVVLQLAREAGIQPKELDTIPGTGYQGRVSKKDIKSYIVRKQSGGIMIAKPAATPEVQRITPASGTFSAEGVEVKEMDRVRKVIADHMVMSKHTSPHVTNVVEVDVTKLVKWRDKNKDAFFRREGVKLTYMPAITEAVAKALAAYPQVNVSVEGYNILFKKHINVGIAVSLNDGNLIVPVVRDADRLNLNGLAVAIDSLALKARDNKLMPDDISGGTFTITNFGTFKSLFGTPIINQPQVAILGVGYIEKKPAVIETPEGDVIAIRRKMYLSLSYDHRVVDGSLGGNFLYFIKDYLENWKE; the protein is encoded by the coding sequence ATGTCAAGATTTGAAATAAAGATGCCCAAATTGGGTGAAAGTATAACCGAAGGTACCATCATCTCATGGTCGGTACAAGTAGGAGACATCATTAAAGAAGATGATGTGTTGTTTGAAGTAAATACCGCTAAGGTTAGTGCCGAAATACCATCTCCGGTAGAAGGTAAAGTCGTGGAAATTTTATTTAAGGAAGGAGATACCGTAGCTGTGGGTACGGTGGTGGCTATTGTCGATATCGGAGGTGAGAACTCCGAGGATGAGGATAGCGTAGAGGCTCTCCAAAGTTCCGCTACTGATGAGAGTGTTGCGGTTGTTTCTAAGGCTGCCTCTGAGGAAACTCCTCAAGTCAAGGCTGTAAAATCGGAAGAAGAACGTTGGTATTCGCCTGTAGTTCTTCAGTTGGCTCGTGAGGCCGGCATTCAGCCTAAAGAACTGGATACTATTCCGGGTACCGGATATCAGGGACGGGTGAGCAAAAAGGACATCAAGAGTTACATTGTCCGGAAACAAAGTGGCGGTATAATGATTGCTAAACCTGCTGCAACTCCTGAAGTACAACGTATTACACCAGCTTCCGGCACATTCTCAGCAGAAGGTGTTGAAGTTAAAGAGATGGATCGTGTACGTAAGGTGATAGCCGACCACATGGTAATGTCGAAACATACTTCCCCGCACGTAACTAATGTTGTGGAAGTGGATGTAACGAAACTTGTGAAGTGGCGTGATAAGAATAAAGATGCTTTCTTCCGTCGTGAGGGGGTGAAACTGACTTATATGCCTGCCATCACAGAAGCTGTGGCGAAGGCGCTGGCTGCTTACCCGCAAGTGAATGTATCGGTAGAGGGATATAATATCCTGTTCAAGAAACATATCAATGTCGGTATTGCCGTTTCTCTGAATGATGGCAATCTGATTGTTCCGGTGGTTCGTGATGCCGATCGTCTGAACCTGAACGGACTTGCCGTAGCCATTGATTCACTGGCACTCAAGGCTCGTGATAATAAGCTGATGCCCGATGATATTTCCGGTGGCACTTTTACGATTACGAACTTCGGTACATTCAAGTCTTTGTTCGGTACACCTATCATCAATCAGCCTCAGGTAGCTATCCTGGGAGTAGGATACATCGAGAAAAAGCCCGCCGTAATAGAGACCCCGGAAGGGGATGTGATTGCCATCCGTCGTAAGATGTATCTGTCCCTCTCTTATGACCATAGAGTCGTGGATGGTTCATTAGGTGGCAATTTCCTCTATTTTATTAAAGATTATCTGGAAAATTGGAAAGAATAA
- a CDS encoding flavodoxin, whose product MKEIGLFYAMNAAKTSHIAEKIREKLGHKEVEMIMIEKAWQNDFQAYDKLIVGASTWFDGELPTYWDEMIPEIESLDLKDKKVALFGLGDQIGYPDNFVDGLGILADAFEKAGAILVGFTSAEGYSFNRSRALRDGKWCGLVIDIENQSKLTDKRITDWCEQLKEEF is encoded by the coding sequence ATGAAAGAGATAGGATTATTTTATGCAATGAATGCTGCCAAGACTTCTCATATCGCAGAGAAGATACGTGAGAAGCTCGGACACAAAGAAGTAGAAATGATCATGATAGAAAAAGCTTGGCAGAATGATTTCCAGGCTTATGATAAACTGATAGTAGGTGCTTCTACTTGGTTTGACGGTGAATTGCCCACCTATTGGGATGAGATGATACCGGAAATAGAAAGCCTCGATCTGAAAGACAAGAAAGTAGCCCTCTTCGGGCTTGGTGATCAAATCGGTTATCCCGATAATTTTGTGGATGGTCTGGGAATACTGGCTGATGCTTTTGAAAAGGCAGGGGCTATCCTTGTCGGATTTACGTCTGCCGAAGGTTATTCATTTAACCGGTCAAGAGCTTTGAGGGATGGTAAATGGTGTGGACTGGTGATTGATATAGAGAACCAGTCGAAGCTGACGGATAAACGTATAACGGACTGGTGTGAACAGTTGAAAGAGGAATTTTGA
- the lpdA gene encoding dihydrolipoyl dehydrogenase codes for MKYDIAIIGGGPAGYTAAERAAANGLQTVLFEKKAIGGVCLNEGCIPTKTLLYSAKLWDNMKGASKYGISVPDGSAFDMKKIIDRKDKIVKKLTGGVKMTVNSYGAVIVPQEAIIVGEADGRFQLSAAGEVYEVTYLLVCTGSDTLIPPIKGLSEIDYWTSKEALEITTLPRSLVIIGGGVIGMEFASFFNSMGVQVHVVEMMPEILGAMDKETSGMLRSEYQKRGVNFHLNAKVIEVGKEGVTIEKEGKTALIEAEKVLVSVGRKANLSQVGLDKLNIELQRNGVKVDEHMRTSHPRVYACGDITGHSMLAHTAIRESEVAVNHILGVEDRMNYDCVPGVVYTNPEVAGVGKTEEELKASGISYQVQKLPMAYSGRFVAENELVNGLCKLILDDDDRVIGCHMLGNPVSELIVLAGLAVQHGYTVEEFQKTVFPHPTVGEIFHETLFA; via the coding sequence ATGAAATATGATATAGCTATCATCGGCGGTGGTCCTGCCGGATATACGGCAGCCGAAAGAGCGGCTGCAAACGGGCTGCAAACAGTTTTGTTTGAAAAGAAAGCTATTGGCGGTGTTTGTCTCAATGAGGGGTGTATTCCTACCAAAACTCTGCTCTATTCCGCCAAGTTGTGGGACAATATGAAAGGCGCGTCCAAATATGGCATCTCAGTGCCCGACGGTTCGGCGTTCGATATGAAAAAGATTATCGACCGTAAAGATAAGATTGTGAAAAAGCTGACCGGTGGTGTGAAGATGACGGTCAATTCGTATGGTGCTGTTATTGTACCACAAGAAGCCATTATTGTGGGTGAGGCGGACGGACGCTTTCAGCTTTCGGCTGCCGGTGAAGTATATGAAGTGACTTATCTGTTGGTATGTACAGGTTCCGATACATTGATCCCTCCCATTAAAGGGTTATCTGAAATTGATTATTGGACATCAAAGGAAGCATTGGAGATCACAACTTTGCCCCGTTCACTTGTCATTATCGGTGGTGGCGTTATCGGAATGGAATTCGCTTCTTTTTTCAATAGCATGGGTGTGCAGGTGCATGTTGTTGAAATGATGCCCGAAATATTGGGTGCCATGGATAAGGAAACCAGTGGTATGCTGCGTTCGGAATATCAGAAGCGTGGGGTTAATTTCCATTTGAATGCCAAAGTAATTGAAGTCGGCAAAGAGGGTGTCACTATTGAAAAGGAAGGTAAGACTGCACTTATCGAAGCCGAAAAGGTACTCGTCAGTGTGGGTAGGAAAGCTAACTTGTCCCAAGTCGGTTTGGATAAACTGAACATTGAACTGCAGCGCAACGGTGTGAAGGTGGATGAGCATATGCGGACTTCCCATCCTCGTGTTTATGCCTGTGGTGATATTACCGGACACTCTATGCTGGCACATACTGCCATTCGTGAAAGTGAAGTTGCTGTCAATCATATCTTGGGAGTGGAAGACCGTATGAATTACGATTGTGTACCCGGTGTGGTGTATACCAATCCCGAAGTAGCGGGAGTAGGTAAGACTGAGGAAGAACTGAAAGCATCCGGTATCAGTTATCAGGTACAGAAGTTACCGATGGCCTATTCCGGTCGTTTTGTAGCCGAGAATGAATTGGTGAACGGGCTTTGTAAGTTGATATTGGACGATGATGATCGGGTGATAGGTTGCCATATGCTGGGAAACCCTGTTTCCGAATTGATTGTTCTTGCCGGGCTTGCCGTGCAGCACGGATATACGGTGGAAGAGTTTCAAAAGACTGTTTTTCCACATCCGACGGTCGGTGAAATCTTCCATGAAACTTTGTTTGCGTAA
- a CDS encoding TonB-dependent receptor, which translates to MNKSKLLAFALALLSIGNVCAEEVDTLKIVDVEEVLIIAAPKENRKLRELPNAVTLLSQQDMQAAQVNSIKNLTALVPNIFIPDYGSRLTSAVYIRGIGSRINTPSVGLYVDNIPYIDKSAFDFNYSDIERIDVLRGPQGTLYGRNAMGGLIKVHTKSPFSYQGTDFRIGAGTHNQYNTSVTHYHRMNERFAFSAGGFYEYEGGFFRNAALNNKKVDKGQSAGGRIRAIYLPSDNWKLDFNVSYEYGDQGGYPYGLYNKETGDVAKTAYNDESSYYRNLLNAGLNVEYQAQNFTLSAVTGYQHLKDRMFLDQDFTASDTYTLEQKQRINTISEEIVMKSKENRRWQWATGIFGFYQWLNTTAPVTFKEDGMAMMDQMLGSVIPSKIEVPMGPTSSMNIMPSLKIASTRLPINGDFETPLLNGALFHQSTFRDVFGLGGLSFTAGLRLDYEKMKMDYNSGTAMDYTVGITGQMVQNGQVIRDIPMMPETALTVESRYEGSISKDYLQLLPKFALQYDFKKNTGNVYVTVSKGYRSGGYNIQMFSDLLQSSLRNDMMKQSKEEIMPHVPDAYKALVEGHFPDAGVNPDAKAATVYKPEQTWNYEAGTHLNLFQNRLRADAALFWLETRDQQISRFAQSGLGRETVNAGKSRSLGAEISLAGAVTTNFTLTANYGYTYATFKEYVTNAKSADNKVIEISYNGNYVPFVPKHTLSLGGQYIFRINPGHWLDRIQLNANYTGAGRIYWTEQNDVSQAFYGTLNGRLSLQKGNGQIDFWVRNALDKDYAAFYFESMGNGFMQKGRPIQAGIELRCRF; encoded by the coding sequence ATGAATAAGAGTAAATTGTTAGCCTTTGCCCTGGCACTCCTGTCGATAGGGAACGTATGTGCAGAGGAAGTGGATACCCTGAAAATAGTGGACGTTGAAGAAGTCCTGATCATTGCAGCACCCAAAGAGAACCGTAAGTTGCGCGAGCTGCCCAATGCCGTCACCTTACTTTCGCAACAAGATATGCAGGCTGCACAAGTGAACTCAATCAAAAACCTGACCGCACTTGTCCCCAATATATTTATTCCCGACTACGGTTCGCGCCTGACTTCCGCCGTTTATATCCGCGGTATCGGCTCGCGTATCAACACCCCTTCCGTAGGATTATACGTCGACAATATACCTTATATAGATAAATCCGCATTCGATTTCAATTATTCCGACATCGAGCGTATTGATGTGCTGCGCGGTCCGCAGGGTACACTGTACGGACGAAATGCGATGGGTGGACTTATTAAAGTACATACCAAATCTCCTTTCTCTTATCAAGGTACTGACTTCCGGATAGGGGCAGGTACACACAATCAATACAATACTTCCGTCACTCACTATCACCGGATGAATGAGCGCTTTGCATTCTCGGCTGGAGGATTTTATGAATACGAAGGCGGTTTCTTCCGCAATGCAGCGCTCAACAATAAAAAGGTAGATAAAGGGCAGTCTGCCGGTGGACGTATCCGCGCCATCTACTTGCCCAGCGATAATTGGAAGCTCGACTTTAATGTAAGTTATGAATATGGTGACCAAGGCGGTTACCCGTATGGACTCTACAATAAAGAAACCGGAGATGTAGCCAAGACGGCTTACAATGATGAAAGTAGCTATTACCGCAACCTGCTGAATGCCGGACTTAATGTAGAGTACCAGGCGCAGAATTTCACACTCAGTGCCGTAACCGGATATCAGCATCTAAAGGATCGTATGTTTCTGGATCAGGATTTCACAGCCTCAGATACGTATACACTGGAACAGAAACAACGCATCAATACCATCAGTGAAGAAATTGTGATGAAGAGCAAGGAAAACCGCCGCTGGCAATGGGCAACGGGCATCTTCGGCTTCTATCAATGGCTGAATACTACTGCCCCCGTCACATTCAAGGAAGACGGTATGGCGATGATGGATCAGATGTTGGGCAGCGTGATTCCATCGAAGATAGAAGTGCCGATGGGGCCGACATCGAGCATGAACATCATGCCGTCATTAAAGATAGCCAGCACCCGCCTGCCCATCAACGGAGATTTCGAGACACCGCTTCTGAACGGAGCCTTGTTTCACCAATCCACCTTCCGGGACGTATTCGGACTTGGCGGACTCTCTTTCACCGCCGGGCTTCGACTGGACTATGAGAAGATGAAGATGGACTATAACTCCGGCACAGCCATGGACTACACCGTAGGCATCACAGGCCAGATGGTACAGAACGGACAAGTTATCAGAGACATCCCGATGATGCCGGAAACCGCATTGACTGTTGAATCAAGATATGAAGGTTCCATCAGCAAAGATTATCTGCAATTGTTGCCGAAATTTGCCTTGCAATATGATTTCAAGAAAAACACCGGTAACGTCTATGTGACTGTCAGCAAAGGGTACCGTTCGGGCGGCTACAACATCCAGATGTTCTCCGACCTGCTGCAATCCAGCCTGCGCAATGATATGATGAAACAATCTAAAGAAGAAATCATGCCGCATGTTCCCGATGCTTATAAGGCATTGGTAGAAGGACATTTTCCTGACGCCGGAGTAAACCCGGATGCCAAAGCCGCCACCGTCTACAAACCTGAACAGACCTGGAACTATGAAGCAGGCACCCACCTGAATCTTTTCCAGAACCGTCTGCGTGCCGATGCCGCCCTCTTCTGGCTCGAAACGCGCGACCAACAAATATCACGCTTTGCCCAAAGCGGCCTCGGACGTGAAACGGTAAATGCAGGAAAGAGTCGCAGCCTCGGAGCTGAAATATCTCTGGCGGGCGCAGTTACTACCAACTTCACGCTGACTGCAAATTATGGCTACACATACGCCACATTCAAAGAGTATGTGACGAATGCGAAAAGCGCAGATAATAAAGTGATTGAAATAAGTTACAATGGCAATTACGTCCCCTTCGTCCCCAAGCACACCCTGAGCCTGGGCGGACAATACATTTTCCGCATCAACCCGGGACATTGGCTGGACCGTATTCAACTTAATGCCAACTACACCGGTGCAGGACGTATCTATTGGACCGAGCAGAATGATGTCAGCCAAGCCTTCTACGGCACATTGAACGGACGCCTCAGCCTGCAAAAAGGCAACGGACAGATTGACTTCTGGGTTCGCAATGCACTGGATAAAGACTACGCTGCTTTCTACTTTGAAAGCATGGGCAACGGATTCATGCAGAAAGGCCGCCCCATACAGGCGGGAATCGAACTACGTTGCAGGTTCTGA
- a CDS encoding alpha-L-rhamnosidase-related protein has translation MIRVAITAIALCIAGVTKAQTYVPPVFGADSLNIHTDEMTRLYVPPQKVMWISNDSLVSNAEVLLLPGTGQAELGRKSMCSMHTTKSDTASILLDYGRELHGGLKLVLGSAKPWRTASVRIRFGESVSEACSQNDGGKRRKGYSTNDHAMRDMVMQVPSDGQIEIGSTGFRFIRIDCLSPDMTIYLKEAPAIFRYRNIPYLGSFRCNDQRLNDIWMTGAYTVHLNMQEYLWDGIKRDRLIWLGDMHPEVATIISVFGHNEVVNKSIDLACEQFPLPQWLNGISTYSMWYLIIQHEWYVHNGNIDFLRHHRAYITGVIDRIDECVDEEGNENLAKQRFLDWPSSPNQPGVEAGCRALLSWALKDAEVLCNLLEEQEHAKKCRAISKRLKKQIKQPNGLKQAAALMSIAGLMKPEQACSEVISVDGAKDFSTFYGYYMLQALAQAGEYQQALDIIRQYWGGMLDLGATTFWEDFNLDWIHNAARLDDFVPEGKDDIHGDFGDYCYPSFRHSFCHGWASGPTPWMTQHILGVEIVDAGCKTLRITPHLGDLEWAEGTFPTPLGIVYIKHVKGADGKIVSTVKAPDGIKVI, from the coding sequence TAACAGCAATAGCTTTATGCATAGCAGGAGTAACAAAAGCCCAGACTTACGTTCCTCCCGTTTTTGGCGCAGACAGTCTGAACATCCATACGGATGAAATGACACGCCTATATGTACCTCCTCAAAAGGTCATGTGGATTAGCAATGACTCTTTAGTCAGCAATGCGGAAGTACTGCTTCTTCCCGGTACGGGACAAGCGGAACTTGGCAGAAAGAGCATGTGCTCCATGCATACTACAAAAAGTGATACAGCTTCCATTCTACTGGATTATGGACGGGAGTTGCACGGAGGCTTAAAACTTGTATTAGGTTCGGCAAAACCTTGGAGAACAGCTTCTGTACGCATTCGTTTCGGAGAATCCGTAAGTGAGGCCTGTAGCCAGAATGATGGCGGCAAACGGAGAAAGGGATATTCCACAAACGACCATGCCATGCGTGATATGGTTATGCAGGTTCCAAGTGACGGACAAATTGAAATAGGAAGCACCGGATTCCGCTTCATCCGTATCGACTGTCTATCTCCCGATATGACTATCTATCTGAAAGAAGCTCCGGCCATTTTCCGCTACCGGAATATCCCTTATCTGGGTTCATTCCGTTGCAACGATCAGCGTCTGAATGATATATGGATGACCGGAGCATACACCGTCCACCTGAATATGCAGGAATATTTATGGGATGGCATAAAGCGCGACCGCCTGATATGGCTGGGCGACATGCACCCCGAAGTAGCAACCATTATAAGCGTATTCGGGCATAACGAAGTAGTAAACAAGAGCATAGACCTGGCTTGCGAACAGTTCCCCCTGCCCCAATGGCTGAATGGCATCAGTACTTATTCAATGTGGTACCTGATTATCCAGCACGAATGGTATGTGCATAATGGAAACATTGATTTTTTACGTCACCATCGCGCCTACATCACCGGAGTTATCGACCGCATAGATGAATGTGTAGACGAGGAAGGCAATGAAAATCTGGCAAAACAACGTTTTCTGGATTGGCCGTCAAGTCCTAATCAGCCGGGGGTTGAAGCAGGATGCAGAGCATTGCTTAGCTGGGCTTTGAAAGATGCAGAGGTATTATGCAATCTACTGGAAGAACAAGAACATGCAAAAAAATGCCGTGCCATATCCAAGCGACTGAAAAAACAAATAAAACAACCTAACGGTTTGAAACAAGCAGCCGCACTAATGTCCATCGCAGGATTAATGAAGCCCGAGCAAGCATGCAGCGAAGTTATCTCAGTAGATGGTGCCAAGGACTTTTCCACTTTTTATGGCTACTACATGTTGCAGGCCCTTGCACAAGCAGGCGAATACCAGCAAGCTCTTGACATTATCCGTCAGTACTGGGGAGGAATGTTAGATTTAGGAGCAACCACTTTTTGGGAAGATTTCAATCTGGACTGGATCCATAATGCCGCCAGACTGGATGATTTCGTTCCTGAGGGCAAAGATGATATTCATGGAGATTTCGGCGATTATTGTTATCCCAGTTTCCGACATAGCTTCTGCCACGGCTGGGCTTCCGGCCCTACCCCTTGGATGACACAGCATATTTTAGGTGTTGAGATAGTGGATGCAGGCTGTAAAACTCTTCGCATAACTCCCCATCTTGGTGATTTGGAATGGGCGGAAGGCACCTTCCCTACTCCATTGGGGATAGTCTACATCAAGCATGTCAAAGGAGCTGATGGGAAAATAGTTTCTACGGTCAAAGCTCCTGATGGAATCAAAGTAATATAA
- a CDS encoding alpha-ketoacid dehydrogenase subunit alpha/beta, producing MKKYNIKTTDVELLKKWYYLMTLGRALDEKAPAYLLQSLGWSFHAPYAGHDGIQLAIGQVFTKGEDFLFPYYRDMLTALSAGMTAEELILNGISKATDPGSGGRHMSNHFAKPEWHIENISSATGTHDLHAAGVARAMVYYDHKGVVITSHGESASSEGFVYEAVNGASLERLPVIFVWQDNGYGISVPKKDQTAARKVADNFSGFKNLKIIHCNGKDVFDSMNAMTEAREYALLNRNPVIVHANCVRIGSHSNSDKDTLYRDENELAYVKEADPLLKFRRMLLRYKRLTEEELKEIEEKAKKDLAAANRKALTAPDPDPKTIFNYVLPEPYEPEKYKDGTHRETEGEKKFFVTAINETLKAEFRYNPNTFIWGQDVANRDKGGVFNVTKGMQQEFGEARVFSAPIAEDYIVGTANGMSRFDPKIRVVIEGAEFADYFWPAVEQYVECTHEYWRSNGQFVPNVTLRLASGGYIGGGLYHSQNLEGALATLPGARIVCPSFADDAAGLLRASIRSRGFTLFIEPKALYNSVEAATIVPDDFEVPFGKARIRREGSDLSIITYGNTTHFCLNVAERLEKEGGWSVEVIDIRSLIPLDKETIYESVKKTSKALIVHEDKVFGGFGGEIAASIGTDLFRYLDAPVQRVGSTFTPVGFNPILERAILPGADRIYEAAKKLLEY from the coding sequence ATGAAAAAGTACAATATAAAAACCACAGATGTGGAACTACTGAAGAAATGGTATTATCTGATGACGCTGGGGCGTGCGCTTGACGAAAAGGCACCCGCTTACCTGTTGCAGTCCCTTGGCTGGTCCTTTCATGCTCCGTATGCTGGACATGACGGGATACAGTTGGCCATCGGACAGGTATTTACCAAAGGAGAAGACTTCCTCTTCCCTTACTACCGTGATATGCTGACTGCCCTTTCCGCCGGAATGACGGCGGAAGAACTTATACTGAATGGCATCTCCAAAGCCACTGATCCGGGAAGTGGCGGACGCCACATGTCCAATCACTTTGCCAAACCCGAATGGCATATCGAGAACATATCCTCGGCTACAGGTACGCATGATCTTCATGCAGCCGGTGTGGCACGTGCAATGGTATATTATGACCATAAAGGAGTTGTTATTACTTCACACGGCGAATCTGCTTCCTCTGAAGGTTTTGTCTACGAAGCTGTCAATGGTGCCAGCCTTGAACGCCTGCCCGTTATTTTTGTATGGCAAGATAATGGATATGGTATATCTGTTCCGAAGAAAGACCAGACGGCAGCCCGTAAAGTGGCGGATAATTTCTCCGGATTCAAGAATCTGAAGATTATCCATTGTAATGGAAAAGATGTGTTCGACTCCATGAATGCCATGACTGAGGCTCGTGAGTATGCATTGTTGAACCGGAATCCGGTAATCGTACATGCCAATTGTGTCCGTATCGGTTCCCATTCCAACTCTGACAAAGATACTTTGTACAGGGATGAAAATGAACTGGCTTATGTGAAAGAAGCTGATCCGTTGCTGAAGTTCCGCCGGATGCTGTTGCGTTACAAGCGTCTCACGGAGGAAGAGCTGAAAGAAATAGAGGAGAAAGCAAAGAAAGATCTGGCTGCAGCTAATCGTAAGGCGCTGACAGCTCCCGATCCTGACCCTAAAACCATTTTCAACTATGTATTGCCGGAACCTTACGAACCGGAAAAATATAAAGATGGAACACATCGTGAGACAGAAGGAGAGAAGAAATTCTTTGTAACTGCCATCAATGAAACGCTGAAAGCAGAGTTCCGCTATAATCCTAATACCTTCATCTGGGGGCAGGATGTTGCCAATCGGGATAAAGGGGGCGTGTTCAATGTAACCAAAGGAATGCAGCAGGAATTCGGCGAAGCTCGTGTATTCAGTGCACCTATCGCTGAAGATTATATTGTCGGCACAGCAAATGGAATGAGCCGTTTTGATCCTAAAATCCGGGTAGTGATAGAGGGGGCGGAGTTTGCCGACTATTTCTGGCCTGCCGTAGAACAATATGTGGAATGTACCCATGAGTATTGGCGCAGCAACGGACAGTTTGTTCCTAATGTAACTTTGCGTTTGGCTTCCGGTGGTTATATCGGTGGCGGACTCTATCACTCGCAAAATCTGGAGGGCGCTTTGGCTACTCTGCCCGGAGCACGGATTGTTTGCCCGTCCTTTGCCGATGATGCTGCCGGACTACTCCGTGCAAGTATACGCTCCCGTGGGTTCACGCTGTTTATTGAACCGAAAGCATTGTATAATTCCGTAGAAGCAGCCACCATTGTTCCTGATGATTTTGAAGTTCCTTTTGGGAAAGCGCGTATTCGCCGTGAGGGCAGTGATCTGAGTATTATCACCTATGGTAACACAACGCATTTCTGCTTGAATGTTGCCGAACGTTTGGAAAAAGAAGGCGGTTGGAGTGTGGAAGTGATTGATATCCGTTCTTTGATACCGTTGGATAAAGAAACCATTTATGAGTCTGTGAAGAAGACCAGTAAAGCCTTGATTGTTCATGAAGATAAAGTCTTTGGTGGCTTCGGTGGTGAGATAGCAGCCAGTATTGGTACAGACTTGTTCCGTTATCTGGATGCACCGGTACAGCGTGTAGGTTCTACCTTTACTCCTGTAGGTTTTAATCCGATACTTGAACGTGCCATTCTGCCGGGTGCAGATAGAATTTATGAAGCAGCCAAGAAGCTGTTGGAATATTAA
- a CDS encoding helix-turn-helix transcriptional regulator, which translates to MVAPEIAIVDSNTLSCMGLQSLLEEIIPMAVIRVFSSFEELMDDTPDMYAHYFVSAQIYFEHTAFFLPRKPKTIVLANGDNQPQLAGIPTLNIYQDEKTLIRNILQLHQFGHKGGHPHSHPHGHPHGATAHPCGNPHADSEHDLSPREIEVLVLITKGLINKEIADKLNISLTTVISHRKNITEKLGIKSVAGLTIYAVMHGYVEADRI; encoded by the coding sequence ATGGTAGCTCCCGAAATAGCAATTGTCGACTCCAACACCTTATCATGTATGGGATTGCAAAGCCTTCTAGAAGAAATTATCCCGATGGCCGTCATCCGTGTATTCAGTTCGTTCGAGGAACTGATGGACGATACTCCCGATATGTACGCGCATTATTTTGTTTCAGCACAGATATATTTTGAGCATACCGCTTTTTTCCTACCGCGCAAGCCCAAGACCATTGTATTGGCAAACGGTGACAATCAGCCTCAGCTGGCAGGAATACCGACCTTGAATATTTATCAGGACGAGAAAACACTGATCAGAAACATCCTGCAACTGCATCAGTTCGGACACAAAGGCGGACATCCTCATAGCCACCCCCACGGACATCCCCACGGTGCAACAGCGCATCCGTGCGGTAATCCTCATGCCGACAGCGAACATGATCTCTCTCCCCGCGAAATAGAAGTACTGGTACTGATAACCAAAGGACTTATCAATAAAGAAATAGCCGATAAACTGAATATCAGCCTGACTACCGTCATCTCCCACCGAAAGAATATTACGGAGAAGCTGGGCATTAAATCAGTGGCCGGACTAACGATTTATGCTGTAATGCACGGATATGTAGAAGCGGACCGCATCTAA
- a CDS encoding lipoate--protein ligase family protein, protein MFCIDNRCTDIYFNLAAEEYLLKQKRGNFFMLWQSEPSVVIGKHQSVAAEADERFLDEKGITLARRFSGGGAVYHDRGNINLSFIETVKQPDFVYYLQQVVDFLEKVGISAYADQRLGIYVDERKISGSAQCIHKDRVMYHCTLLFSTDLDTLNAALNGDPDAESRIPGSRTVRAVPSVRSEVANIKEFLSEPMAIKRFIHLLFHSFVDDDDNRIYRFSAGDMEAIERLKTEKYACKEWIYHKSALTFT, encoded by the coding sequence ATGTTTTGTATTGATAATCGCTGTACGGATATTTATTTTAATCTGGCAGCAGAAGAGTATTTGTTGAAACAGAAGCGAGGTAACTTCTTTATGCTTTGGCAGTCGGAGCCATCTGTAGTGATTGGGAAACATCAGAGTGTGGCGGCGGAAGCGGACGAGAGGTTTCTGGATGAAAAGGGAATAACCTTGGCACGCCGTTTCTCCGGTGGAGGTGCTGTATATCATGACCGGGGAAACATTAATCTGAGTTTTATTGAAACCGTAAAGCAGCCGGACTTTGTATATTACCTGCAACAGGTCGTTGATTTCCTTGAAAAGGTAGGCATCTCAGCTTATGCTGACCAGCGTCTGGGCATTTATGTGGATGAACGGAAAATATCAGGTAGTGCGCAATGCATACACAAAGATCGTGTGATGTATCATTGTACTTTGTTGTTTTCTACTGATCTGGATACGTTAAATGCGGCATTGAATGGCGATCCAGATGCGGAAAGCCGTATACCGGGCTCTCGTACTGTGCGTGCGGTACCTTCCGTACGGAGTGAAGTTGCTAATATAAAAGAGTTTTTGTCCGAACCCATGGCTATCAAGCGTTTCATACACTTGCTCTTTCACTCCTTTGTAGATGATGACGATAACCGGATTTACCGTTTTTCTGCCGGAGATATGGAAGCCATCGAACGGTTGAAAACGGAAAAGTATGCCTGCAAAGAGTGGATATATCATAAATCCGCATTAACTTTTACTTAA